A genomic segment from Epinephelus fuscoguttatus linkage group LG17, E.fuscoguttatus.final_Chr_v1 encodes:
- the s100a10a gene encoding protein S100-A10a, producing MPSELETAMESLIKVFHRYASKEGRSGTLSRRELRELMENELSTFLMSQKDPAAVDKIMKGLDTNGDGQVDFEEFVSLVVGLSIACEQCYQMHIKKTSKK from the exons ATGCCTTCAGAACTGGAGACAGCCATGGAGTCACTCATCAAGGTGTTCCACCGTTACGCCTCTAAGGAAGGCCGGAGTGGCACACTCAGCCGGCGGGAGCTCAGAGAGTTGATGGAGAACGAGCTCTCTACCTTCCTCATG TCTCAGAAGGACCCTGCTGCTGTTGACAAAATCATGAAGGGCCTGGACACCAATGGCGATGGCCAGGTGGACTTTGAGGAGTTTGTTTCTCTGGTTGTTGGACTTTCCATTGCCTGTGAGCAGTGCTATCAGATGCATATCAAGAAGACATCTAAGAAATAA